In one Pseudomonas sp. MM211 genomic region, the following are encoded:
- a CDS encoding Nramp family divalent metal transporter, with amino-acid sequence MARTEVLDKTAESSSGSTLGKLLKMLGPGIIAVLSWLGAGDLITSSVAGANYGYAMMWVLAVSLLLRFLIVNIMARFQLCNNQGMSILGGYAQLHPGFAWFMFGYALLMGHLTNAYMLKGAGEALATLIGWNAPLLCSVAVAIAVWLLVGRSIYSLIEGVMKGLLCLMTLAFIALALMAGPDWGGIAAGTIGFSIPPDEGVHGALIVAVSVIGAVAGSIANFVLPYVMKEKGWTGPEHKRIQRNDLLFAVFVGIIINLAIWVVGAEILRPNGLQVETLGDLGTALQMFFGPTGWYLFFVGAFATLFASVAGKTTAFPMLITDALHHIVPKRREKYGSTFHKDPLHKWFLLFILITPLVWSLPGMPDFVTLTIAVNALNIVGLPVISLGLLIMSNQKKLLGKYCNNWFENIALGAATILAVWVAIQLGMQLLA; translated from the coding sequence ACTGCTGAAAGCAGTTCTGGCTCTACCCTCGGCAAACTGCTCAAAATGCTCGGCCCCGGCATCATCGCCGTACTTTCCTGGCTAGGTGCCGGCGACCTGATCACCTCTTCGGTGGCAGGTGCCAACTATGGCTACGCCATGATGTGGGTACTGGCCGTCTCCCTCCTCCTACGCTTCCTCATCGTCAACATCATGGCGCGCTTCCAGCTGTGCAATAACCAGGGGATGAGCATCCTTGGGGGTTATGCGCAACTGCACCCCGGCTTCGCCTGGTTCATGTTCGGTTACGCCCTGCTGATGGGCCACCTGACCAACGCCTACATGCTCAAGGGCGCCGGTGAAGCACTGGCCACCCTGATCGGCTGGAATGCACCACTGCTGTGCTCGGTTGCCGTCGCTATCGCGGTCTGGCTGCTGGTCGGGCGCAGTATCTACTCGCTGATCGAAGGGGTGATGAAGGGCCTGCTGTGCCTGATGACCCTGGCATTCATTGCCCTGGCACTGATGGCCGGCCCGGATTGGGGCGGCATCGCTGCCGGCACCATCGGCTTCAGCATTCCGCCGGATGAGGGCGTACACGGCGCGCTGATCGTCGCCGTATCGGTGATCGGCGCGGTAGCCGGCTCCATCGCCAACTTCGTACTGCCCTACGTGATGAAAGAGAAAGGCTGGACGGGCCCGGAACACAAGCGTATCCAGCGCAATGATCTGCTGTTCGCCGTGTTCGTCGGCATCATCATCAACCTGGCGATCTGGGTAGTGGGTGCGGAAATCCTGCGTCCGAACGGCCTGCAGGTCGAGACTCTGGGTGATCTGGGCACGGCCTTGCAGATGTTCTTCGGCCCAACCGGCTGGTATCTGTTCTTCGTCGGCGCATTCGCCACACTGTTCGCCAGCGTAGCCGGCAAGACCACTGCGTTCCCAATGCTGATCACCGATGCCCTGCACCACATCGTGCCCAAGCGTCGCGAGAAATATGGCAGCACGTTCCACAAAGACCCGCTGCACAAGTGGTTCCTGCTGTTCATATTGATCACCCCGCTGGTCTGGTCGCTGCCGGGCATGCCGGACTTCGTGACCCTGACCATTGCGGTCAACGCCTTGAACATCGTCGGTCTGCCAGTAATCTCCCTGGGCCTGCTGATCATGTCCAACCAGAAGAAGCTGCTCGGCAAGTACTGCAACAACTGGTTCGAGAACATCGCGCTCGGCGCTGCCACCATCCTGGCAGTCTGGGTTGCCATCCAGCTGGGTATGCAACTGCTGGCCTGA